The Labrus bergylta chromosome 15, fLabBer1.1, whole genome shotgun sequence genome includes a region encoding these proteins:
- the LOC109999727 gene encoding uncharacterized protein isoform X2 encodes MNELKWIQTSLLLTALLQFAAAAEVKRVTFRVGEDATLSCETVIQDKQKCEYTAWLFVDSGNREAVVQLVAHGQVRNSGVKSDRLRVTEDCSLVIKKITEEDAGRYECLQYISGRITGDVTRVDLSVTKSDDARETTRPPTTTRPPPPTTGQHGDCTGSSVLDLVMLALRVAELLLITVITVLLFRARGNQRPPDDITVYYDGDEGSVNYENVG; translated from the exons ATGAACGAGCTCAAATGGATTCAAACTTCTTTACTTCTCACAGCGCTGCTTCAGTTTGCTG cagctgctgaaGTTAAAAGAGTCACATTCAGAGTTGGAGAGGACGCCACGTTGTCTTGTGAAACTGTGATACAAGATAAACAGAAGTGTGAATATACGGCATGGCTCTTTGTTGATTCAGGAAACAGAGAAGCAGTAGTACAGCTGGTTGCACATGGTCAGGTTAGAAACTCTGGAGTTAAATCAGACAGACTGAGAGTTACAGAGGACTGTTCTCTGGTTATAAAGAAGATCACAGAGGAGGATGCTGGACGTTATGAGTGTCTACAGTACATATCAGGAAGAATAACAGGCGATGTGACTCGAGTTGATCTCTCTGTTACCAAGA GCGACGACGCAAGAGAAACAACAagaccaccaacaacaacaagaccaccaccaccaacaacaggTCAACACGGCG ATTGTACAGGTTCTTCTGTTCTGGACTTGGTCATGTTGGCTCTGCGTGTGGCTGAACTCCTCCTGATTACTGTGATCACTGTTCTTCTCTTCAGAGCTCGAG GGAACCAGAgaccacctgatgacatcact GTGTATTATGATGGAGATGAAGGCTCAGTGAACTATGAAAATGTTGGATAA
- the LOC109999727 gene encoding uncharacterized protein isoform X1, which produces MNELKWIQTSLLLTALLQFAAAAAEVKRVTFRVGEDATLSCETVIQDKQKCEYTAWLFVDSGNREAVVQLVAHGQVRNSGVKSDRLRVTEDCSLVIKKITEEDAGRYECLQYISGRITGDVTRVDLSVTKSDDARETTRPPTTTRPPPPTTGQHGDCTGSSVLDLVMLALRVAELLLITVITVLLFRARGNQRPPDDITVYYDGDEGSVNYENVG; this is translated from the exons ATGAACGAGCTCAAATGGATTCAAACTTCTTTACTTCTCACAGCGCTGCTTCAGTTTGCTG cagcagctgctgaaGTTAAAAGAGTCACATTCAGAGTTGGAGAGGACGCCACGTTGTCTTGTGAAACTGTGATACAAGATAAACAGAAGTGTGAATATACGGCATGGCTCTTTGTTGATTCAGGAAACAGAGAAGCAGTAGTACAGCTGGTTGCACATGGTCAGGTTAGAAACTCTGGAGTTAAATCAGACAGACTGAGAGTTACAGAGGACTGTTCTCTGGTTATAAAGAAGATCACAGAGGAGGATGCTGGACGTTATGAGTGTCTACAGTACATATCAGGAAGAATAACAGGCGATGTGACTCGAGTTGATCTCTCTGTTACCAAGA GCGACGACGCAAGAGAAACAACAagaccaccaacaacaacaagaccaccaccaccaacaacaggTCAACACGGCG ATTGTACAGGTTCTTCTGTTCTGGACTTGGTCATGTTGGCTCTGCGTGTGGCTGAACTCCTCCTGATTACTGTGATCACTGTTCTTCTCTTCAGAGCTCGAG GGAACCAGAgaccacctgatgacatcact GTGTATTATGATGGAGATGAAGGCTCAGTGAACTATGAAAATGTTGGATAA